One window of the Leucobacter komagatae genome contains the following:
- a CDS encoding FadR/GntR family transcriptional regulator — translation MTPTHSFTPAVPVLTYQRIVEQVESAILSGEIPVGTQLSSERDLMVQFGVSRPTVREALRVLQSMGLIEPKPGTRGGPVVLAPSPETLERSFRAMLGTASLGLAELVQFRIVLDGSASELAAVLHTDEQLERMREAVTRMREVAEGGSGTGGAQPSDAEFADADLAFHRTVWEASGNQVLQLSGQAVSGALRALVQRDLERGSG, via the coding sequence TTGACACCCACCCACAGCTTCACCCCGGCGGTGCCGGTGTTGACCTACCAGCGCATCGTCGAGCAGGTGGAGTCGGCGATCCTCTCCGGCGAGATTCCGGTCGGCACGCAGCTCTCGAGCGAGCGCGACCTGATGGTGCAGTTCGGCGTGAGCCGGCCGACGGTGCGCGAGGCGCTCCGCGTGCTGCAGAGCATGGGGCTCATCGAGCCGAAACCGGGTACGCGTGGCGGCCCGGTCGTGCTCGCGCCCTCACCCGAGACGCTGGAGCGCTCCTTCCGAGCGATGCTCGGTACGGCGTCGCTTGGGCTCGCGGAGCTCGTGCAGTTTCGTATCGTGCTCGACGGCTCCGCCTCCGAACTCGCGGCCGTGCTGCACACCGACGAACAGCTCGAGCGGATGCGTGAGGCAGTGACCCGCATGCGCGAGGTCGCTGAGGGCGGCAGCGGAACAGGCGGGGCACAGCCGAGTGACGCCGAGTTCGCCGACGCTGACCTCGCGTTCCACCGCACCGTGTGGGAGGCGAGTGGCAACCAGGTGCTGCAGCTCAGCGGGCAGGCGGTCTCGGGCGCGCTCCGGGCGCTCGTGCAGCGCGACCTCGAACGCGGCTCGGGCTAG
- the rraA gene encoding ribonuclease E activity regulator RraA gives MDTISTADLYDERGAELQSVSLQFQDCGGETSFSGTVRTVKCFQDNARLKSVLSTPGDGAVLVIDGEGSLETALVGDIIAGLGADNGWAGIIVNGAIRDRVAIGTLPLGVKALGSNPAKSTKTGSGETDVPVTFGGVTFTPGAMVWCDSDGILVEQ, from the coding sequence ATGGACACCATCAGCACCGCAGATCTCTACGACGAGCGGGGCGCAGAGCTCCAGTCCGTATCGCTCCAGTTCCAGGATTGCGGCGGCGAGACGAGCTTCAGCGGCACCGTGCGCACGGTGAAGTGCTTCCAAGACAACGCCCGCCTGAAGAGCGTGCTGTCGACGCCCGGCGACGGGGCCGTGCTTGTCATCGACGGCGAGGGGTCGCTCGAGACCGCACTCGTCGGCGACATCATCGCGGGCCTCGGCGCAGACAACGGCTGGGCCGGCATCATTGTGAATGGCGCGATCCGTGACCGCGTCGCGATCGGCACGCTGCCACTGGGCGTGAAGGCCCTCGGGTCGAACCCCGCAAAGTCGACGAAGACGGGCAGCGGCGAGACCGACGTGCCCGTCACGTTCGGCGGTGTGACGTTCACGCCGGGCGCGATGGTGTGGTGCGACTCCGACGGCATCCTGGTCGAGCAGTGA
- a CDS encoding lysoplasmalogenase: MTDALPGGLSPAGQRTDPAGEDPGDPGGLGRSGAAGHLQQLALPFVPYAVISVIHVAFRFADHPLAGPTKLMLMPLLAVAVLWASAGLRPWPGRALALLIAGVVFSWLGDGASTFFPMFENEVPMMLACFGIAHVCYVLLMWRGRGIAQGRFPAWTLGYVAAYAVLVSLLVPHTGALTAPVFVYGALLVATAAFAARCGGVVAWGGFWFLMSDAILSFRIFTPDAMPDWTNGAVMLTYTFGQGLIAYGIVRRLALRPVE; encoded by the coding sequence GTGACCGACGCGCTGCCCGGTGGGCTGAGCCCCGCCGGGCAGCGCACCGACCCGGCCGGTGAGGACCCCGGGGACCCCGGGGGCCTCGGGCGTTCTGGGGCCGCCGGGCATCTGCAGCAGCTCGCGCTGCCGTTCGTGCCGTACGCGGTGATCTCCGTGATCCACGTCGCGTTCCGGTTCGCCGACCACCCGCTCGCCGGGCCCACCAAGCTCATGCTCATGCCGCTCCTCGCGGTCGCGGTGCTCTGGGCCTCCGCCGGGCTTCGGCCGTGGCCGGGCCGCGCGCTCGCGCTGCTCATCGCCGGCGTCGTGTTCTCGTGGCTCGGCGATGGCGCCTCGACGTTCTTCCCGATGTTCGAGAACGAAGTGCCGATGATGCTCGCCTGCTTCGGTATCGCGCACGTCTGCTACGTGCTGCTCATGTGGCGCGGGCGCGGCATAGCGCAGGGGCGGTTCCCGGCCTGGACGCTCGGCTACGTCGCCGCGTACGCTGTGCTCGTCTCGCTGCTCGTGCCGCACACCGGAGCGCTCACGGCGCCCGTGTTCGTCTACGGCGCGCTGCTCGTCGCGACCGCGGCGTTCGCCGCGCGCTGCGGTGGCGTCGTCGCCTGGGGTGGCTTCTGGTTTCTCATGTCTGACGCGATCCTGTCGTTTCGCATCTTCACACCCGACGCGATGCCCGACTGGACGAACGGCGCGGTGATGCTCACCTATACGTTCGGGCAGGGCCTCATCGCGTACGGGATCGTGCGGCGGCT
- a CDS encoding MFS transporter has protein sequence MTNEHQPTLNAPHTDPAQATAAPISRARRWGALAVLTASLLVITMDMTILNIALPKMSAELHPTAAQQLWIIDVYSLVLAGLLVSFAALADRWGRKRMLMLGYTLFGLASLLVLIASSAEAVITIRALLGIGGAMIMPTTLSLIRVTFTDPRERATALSIWAAVSGLGAAVGPLIGGVLLEHFSWHAAFLVNVPLMLAGVIAGILVLPESRVKNPGRWDFLAAILSFAGMTLVIWSIKTFAAESSFLVPSALVTFSAGIALLAWFIVRCLRSDAPLLELALFKNRPFSAGIIAALGSSFAMGAALLLLAQWMQIIDGATPIEAGVRLIPVAIAGAIASLAAPPIARLIGSRAVLAGGIALAGIGMLAIGLQPGTLTYTTVLIALTLVGFGTGSLAIGSAMIMHGTPEDKAGSAGAIEETSYELGAVLGVAILGSIAAILYRSGLTGNPLVDGLGAEAAKQANDSLGAAAAIAEELKLPDLLATASDAFTSSMQTTGIVGGLTMLAIAASVFFITPKGTDVSEASH, from the coding sequence ATGACGAACGAACACCAGCCCACTCTGAACGCCCCGCACACCGACCCCGCGCAGGCCACCGCCGCGCCCATCAGTCGTGCCCGACGTTGGGGGGCGCTCGCGGTGCTCACCGCGAGCCTGCTCGTCATCACGATGGACATGACGATCTTGAACATCGCGCTCCCGAAGATGTCTGCCGAGCTGCACCCGACCGCGGCGCAGCAGCTGTGGATCATCGACGTCTACTCGCTTGTACTCGCCGGCCTGCTCGTGTCGTTCGCAGCGCTCGCAGACCGCTGGGGCCGCAAGCGCATGCTCATGCTCGGGTACACCCTCTTCGGGCTCGCCTCGCTGCTCGTGCTCATCGCGTCGAGTGCGGAGGCCGTCATCACGATCAGGGCCCTCCTCGGCATCGGCGGCGCCATGATCATGCCGACGACGCTCTCGCTCATCCGCGTCACGTTCACCGACCCGCGCGAGCGCGCGACCGCGCTGAGCATTTGGGCCGCGGTATCGGGCCTCGGCGCGGCCGTCGGCCCGCTCATCGGCGGCGTGCTCCTTGAGCACTTCTCGTGGCACGCGGCGTTCCTCGTGAACGTGCCGCTCATGCTTGCGGGTGTGATCGCGGGCATCCTCGTGCTTCCCGAGTCGAGGGTCAAGAACCCGGGCCGTTGGGATTTCCTCGCGGCGATCCTCTCGTTCGCGGGCATGACGCTCGTCATCTGGTCGATCAAGACGTTCGCGGCCGAGTCGAGCTTCCTCGTGCCGAGCGCGCTCGTCACGTTCTCGGCTGGCATCGCCCTGCTCGCCTGGTTCATCGTGCGCTGTCTGCGCAGCGACGCACCCCTGCTCGAGCTCGCGCTGTTCAAGAACCGCCCGTTCTCAGCCGGCATCATCGCGGCTCTCGGCTCGTCGTTCGCGATGGGCGCGGCTCTGCTGCTGCTCGCACAGTGGATGCAGATCATCGACGGCGCGACCCCGATCGAGGCGGGCGTGCGACTCATCCCCGTCGCGATCGCCGGCGCAATCGCCTCCCTCGCCGCTCCCCCAATCGCGCGCCTCATCGGCTCGCGCGCGGTACTCGCGGGCGGCATCGCGCTCGCCGGCATCGGCATGCTCGCCATCGGGCTTCAACCCGGAACGCTCACCTACACGACGGTACTCATCGCGCTCACCCTCGTCGGGTTCGGCACGGGCTCGCTCGCGATCGGTTCGGCGATGATCATGCACGGCACCCCCGAGGATAAGGCGGGCAGCGCCGGCGCGATCGAGGAGACCTCGTACGAGCTCGGCGCGGTGCTCGGCGTCGCTATCCTCGGCTCGATCGCCGCCATCCTGTACCGCTCTGGCCTCACGGGCAATCCGCTCGTGGACGGGCTCGGCGCCGAGGCTGCAAAGCAGGCGAACGACTCGCTCGGCGCCGCCGCGGCGATCGCAGAGGAGCTGAAGCTGCCCGACCTGCTCGCGACCGCGAGCGACGCGTTCACGTCGTCCATGCAGACGACCGGGATCGTCGGCGGCCTCACCATGCTCGCCATCGCCGCGTCGGTGTTCTTCATCACGCCGAAGGGCACCGACGTCTCCGAGGCCTCGCACTAG
- a CDS encoding DUF4190 domain-containing protein, translating to MTTDANTQQLTDGVAQPDAVAKELPEGVQAAPEAPEAPVAAPVYTAPVQTQAPAQAQYTVPPQIAVPATGVQPTLTQPTQAPYTGAQPTQPQYAVPPQASQAPQVPQAPQGQYGVPPQAPQYAVPASMNPAPGKNAYGFSVASFVIGIASILSAWTFVAPIVGLVLGILALRRNTTERTLALWGVWLNGAMLAFAAIGLVLFIGLVSFGAFASAASYGF from the coding sequence ATGACCACCGACGCAAACACTCAACAGCTCACTGATGGAGTCGCACAGCCCGACGCCGTCGCCAAGGAACTGCCCGAGGGAGTACAGGCAGCGCCTGAGGCCCCCGAGGCCCCCGTCGCAGCCCCCGTTTACACCGCGCCAGTGCAGACACAGGCTCCAGCACAGGCGCAGTACACGGTCCCGCCGCAGATCGCGGTTCCGGCGACCGGCGTTCAGCCCACGCTGACGCAGCCCACGCAGGCTCCGTACACCGGGGCTCAGCCCACGCAGCCGCAGTACGCGGTTCCGCCGCAGGCGTCCCAGGCACCCCAGGTACCCCAAGCACCCCAGGGTCAGTACGGCGTTCCGCCCCAGGCCCCGCAGTACGCGGTGCCTGCGAGCATGAACCCGGCTCCCGGGAAGAACGCGTACGGCTTCTCCGTCGCGAGCTTCGTGATCGGCATCGCGTCGATCCTCAGCGCATGGACCTTCGTCGCCCCGATCGTCGGCCTTGTGCTCGGCATCCTCGCGCTTCGCCGCAACACGACCGAGCGCACACTCGCGCTCTGGGGCGTGTGGCTGAACGGCGCGATGCTCGCGTTTGCAGCGATCGGGCTCGTGCTCTTCATCGGGCTGGTATCGTTCGGGGCCTTCGCGAGCGCTGCGAGCTACGGGTTCTAG
- a CDS encoding DUF817 domain-containing protein has translation MTDASGLPPHELTRLERAIDRAANRVLVGAPARGVRAVLVECSVFLLKQAWACIFGALLLVVLVAARLWYPDDAILARNDALTIAAVVIQILLLVFKLETGRELWVILLFHVTGTVMELFKTDVGSWAYEGDGILRIGAVPLFSGFMYAAVGSYMVRVYRLHDLRFARYPSRLVTTVIAALIYVNFFSHHFIVDLRWVLLAAVLVVWWRTTMHFRVYRVTLRAPLLLVFFGVATFIWFAENIATWAGAWLYPHQEAGWELVSPQKLIAWFLLMIISVVMVTWVYPPREPEAREAPEARE, from the coding sequence GTGACTGACGCGAGCGGCCTGCCCCCGCACGAGCTCACCCGGCTTGAACGCGCGATCGATCGTGCCGCCAACCGGGTGCTCGTGGGCGCGCCGGCGCGCGGCGTCAGGGCCGTGCTCGTCGAGTGCTCGGTCTTCCTACTCAAGCAGGCGTGGGCGTGCATCTTCGGCGCGCTGCTGCTCGTCGTGCTCGTCGCCGCGCGGCTCTGGTACCCCGACGACGCGATCTTGGCGAGGAATGATGCGCTGACGATCGCGGCGGTCGTGATCCAAATTCTGCTGCTCGTCTTCAAGCTCGAAACGGGCCGGGAATTGTGGGTGATCCTGCTCTTCCACGTCACCGGCACGGTGATGGAGCTCTTCAAGACCGACGTCGGCTCGTGGGCGTATGAGGGCGATGGGATCCTGCGCATCGGCGCCGTGCCGCTCTTCAGCGGGTTCATGTACGCCGCGGTCGGCTCGTACATGGTGCGCGTGTACCGGCTGCATGATCTTCGGTTCGCGCGCTACCCGTCGCGGCTCGTGACGACGGTGATCGCCGCGCTCATCTACGTGAACTTCTTCTCGCACCACTTCATCGTCGACCTGCGGTGGGTGCTGCTCGCCGCGGTGCTCGTGGTGTGGTGGCGCACGACGATGCACTTCCGCGTGTACCGCGTGACGTTGCGCGCCCCGCTGCTTCTCGTCTTCTTTGGCGTCGCGACGTTTATCTGGTTCGCCGAGAACATCGCGACGTGGGCGGGCGCCTGGCTGTACCCGCACCAGGAGGCGGGCTGGGAGCTCGTCTCGCCGCAGAAGCTCATCGCCTGGTTCCTGCTCATGATCATCTCGGTCGTGATGGTGACCTGGGTGTACCCGCCGCGGGAGCCCGAGGCGCGCGAGGCACCCGAGGCGCGCGAGTGA
- a CDS encoding Lrp/AsnC family transcriptional regulator — MYALDATDRRILEQLDVDARMPVAMIAHKLGLARGTVQARIDKMQAADVFRPHSARVKPAAFGRPVAAMVQVELDQHLITEAIRALASIPEVLECFAPAGDTDLLLRVVARDPEDLYRVSEEIRLCPGITRTSTSLFLRQVIPYRVTGMLAE, encoded by the coding sequence GTGTATGCCCTCGATGCGACGGATCGTCGAATCCTCGAACAGCTCGACGTCGACGCACGCATGCCCGTCGCGATGATCGCCCACAAACTCGGCCTCGCCCGCGGCACCGTGCAGGCCCGCATCGACAAGATGCAGGCGGCTGACGTGTTCCGGCCGCACAGCGCCCGCGTGAAGCCTGCGGCGTTCGGGCGACCGGTCGCCGCGATGGTGCAGGTCGAGCTCGACCAGCACCTCATTACGGAGGCGATCCGGGCCCTCGCGAGTATCCCCGAGGTGCTCGAGTGCTTCGCGCCCGCAGGCGACACCGACCTGCTGCTGCGCGTCGTTGCGCGCGACCCCGAAGATCTGTACCGGGTGAGCGAAGAGATCAGGCTCTGCCCCGGCATCACCCGCACATCGACGAGCCTCTTCCTCAGGCAGGTCATTCCCTACCGCGTCACGGGGATGCTCGCGGAGTAG
- a CDS encoding prephenate dehydrogenase, whose translation MNELESRVRGTVHIVGAGLLGASVGLGLRERGVDVTLEDLSPTAVALAADYGAGRIREAGDPEPSVVVVATPPDVVADAVERALAEFPDAVVTDVASVKLAPYLELVRRGAPLKNYVGSHPMAGRERGGAIMARADLFTARPWVICRDRDTPAEALSLVEAIALDLGGVLTEMTPEEHDRSVGLVSHLPQVVSSLLAARLVSAEEQAIALAGAGLRDTTRIAASDPELWVQILGANREPVVALLEQFSADVAAFTAALRDADAPGAKRRVADLLAAGGRGVGRIPGKHGSSERFITITVLIDDTPGELGRLLTELGELGINMEDLRLEHSPGAQIGFAEIAVLPEAAERAVADLTERGWRTL comes from the coding sequence ATGAATGAACTTGAATCCCGCGTCCGCGGCACCGTGCACATCGTCGGCGCTGGGCTGCTCGGCGCGAGCGTCGGCCTCGGGCTGCGCGAGCGCGGCGTCGACGTCACGCTCGAGGATCTTTCGCCGACCGCTGTCGCGCTCGCCGCAGATTACGGAGCGGGCAGGATCCGGGAGGCCGGCGACCCCGAACCATCCGTCGTGGTGGTCGCGACCCCGCCCGACGTTGTCGCCGATGCCGTGGAGCGGGCGCTCGCCGAGTTCCCTGACGCGGTCGTCACCGACGTCGCAAGTGTGAAGCTCGCCCCCTACCTCGAACTCGTGCGCCGCGGCGCCCCGCTGAAGAACTACGTCGGCTCGCACCCGATGGCGGGCCGCGAGCGCGGCGGCGCGATCATGGCGCGCGCCGACCTCTTCACCGCGCGGCCGTGGGTGATCTGCCGCGACCGCGACACCCCCGCAGAAGCGCTGTCACTCGTTGAGGCGATCGCGCTCGATCTCGGCGGCGTGCTTACCGAGATGACGCCGGAGGAGCACGACCGGTCGGTCGGCCTCGTCTCGCACCTGCCGCAGGTCGTGTCGAGCCTGCTCGCAGCGCGCCTCGTCTCGGCGGAGGAGCAGGCGATCGCACTCGCGGGCGCTGGCCTCAGGGACACGACGAGGATCGCGGCCAGCGATCCTGAACTGTGGGTGCAGATCCTGGGGGCGAACCGCGAGCCGGTCGTCGCGCTGCTCGAGCAGTTCTCGGCCGATGTCGCCGCGTTCACCGCCGCGCTCCGCGACGCCGACGCGCCGGGCGCGAAGCGCCGCGTCGCCGACCTGCTCGCGGCCGGCGGCCGCGGCGTCGGGCGCATCCCCGGCAAGCACGGATCCTCCGAGCGATTCATCACGATCACGGTGCTCATCGACGATACGCCGGGCGAGCTCGGCCGCCTGCTCACCGAACTCGGAGAACTCGGTATTAACATGGAAGACTTGCGCCTTGAGCACTCGCCTGGCGCGCAGATTGGCTTTGCGGAGATCGCCGTGCTGCCAGAAGCCGCCGAACGGGCGGTCGCTGACCTCACCGAGCGCGGATGGAGAACACTGTAA
- a CDS encoding MFS transporter, with product MSTTHALAHPSSAPVSLRRPRLRATLTIVSLFGLLTAANLPTALYPLIGGKLDIDAFGVTIAFSSYVLSLLVGLVLFRPISARANRRTVIIAALLATSAATLGLALAPTLAWFCLARAVQGLAIAAATGTGSSALRVLLPGRPTLSGRLTLLATSGGVAAGPILGGVLSLVGSPTRTPFFVWAGLLLALVPLIMLAAPRNECRPAGMAAGATPAPRTMTTDTGTVIAVASAAPAIRTAAIVGFVSFAFLGFCLSLAPEHFADLFNATSRPMLGLLASLVLLASSGAQLFAVRGRWAAPIGLTAFAAGTLLLGVATAAASPSLTVAACLIAGAGQGIAFQQVFGAAVASVPVERHAATVNTIYAVTYLGSTLPVLGLGVAASAFGLTPAVLAFTGAIALACAGLAVAAFRGARQG from the coding sequence TTGAGCACCACCCATGCCCTCGCGCACCCGAGCAGCGCGCCCGTTTCTCTCCGGCGCCCACGGCTTCGCGCGACCCTCACGATCGTCAGCCTCTTCGGGCTTCTCACCGCCGCGAACCTCCCGACTGCGCTGTACCCGCTCATTGGTGGCAAGCTCGACATCGACGCGTTCGGCGTCACCATCGCGTTCTCAAGCTATGTGCTCAGCCTGCTCGTCGGCCTCGTGCTGTTCCGCCCCATCAGCGCCCGCGCGAACCGGCGAACCGTCATCATCGCAGCGCTCCTCGCAACCTCAGCCGCGACCCTCGGGCTTGCGCTGGCGCCGACCCTCGCGTGGTTCTGCCTCGCACGCGCCGTCCAGGGCCTCGCGATCGCGGCCGCGACGGGAACGGGTTCGAGCGCTCTCCGCGTGCTGCTGCCCGGTCGGCCGACCCTCAGCGGCAGGCTCACGCTGCTCGCGACGTCTGGTGGTGTGGCGGCCGGGCCGATCCTCGGCGGCGTGCTGTCGCTCGTCGGCTCCCCCACGCGCACCCCATTCTTCGTGTGGGCGGGTCTGCTGCTCGCGCTCGTGCCGCTCATCATGCTTGCCGCTCCCCGCAACGAATGCCGCCCCGCAGGCATGGCGGCGGGCGCCACCCCGGCACCCAGAACCATGACGACTGACACGGGCACGGTTATCGCCGTTGCGAGCGCCGCGCCGGCAATCCGCACCGCCGCCATCGTCGGCTTCGTGAGCTTCGCGTTTCTCGGGTTCTGCCTGTCGCTCGCGCCCGAGCACTTCGCCGACCTCTTCAACGCGACCTCGCGGCCGATGCTCGGGCTGCTCGCCTCGCTCGTACTGCTGGCGTCGTCTGGGGCGCAGCTCTTCGCGGTGCGCGGAAGGTGGGCCGCGCCGATCGGGCTGACCGCGTTCGCCGCTGGAACCCTGCTGCTCGGCGTGGCCACGGCTGCGGCTAGCCCGTCGCTGACTGTCGCCGCGTGCCTCATCGCTGGGGCGGGGCAGGGCATCGCGTTCCAGCAGGTGTTTGGGGCGGCGGTTGCGTCCGTGCCCGTCGAGCGCCACGCGGCAACCGTGAACACGATCTACGCGGTCACCTACCTCGGCAGCACGCTGCCCGTGCTCGGGCTTGGCGTCGCAGCCTCGGCGTTCGGGCTCACCCCGGCGGTCCTGGCGTTCACGGGTGCGATCGCGCTGGCGTGCGCGGGGCTCGCGGTGGCGGCGTTCCGCGGAGCACGCCAGGGGTAG
- the der gene encoding ribosome biogenesis GTPase Der, with protein MRSSLDSFELEEDDRDILTADGEYVGFAEPSLEAFPVIAIVGRPNVGKSSLVNRILGRREAVVEDIPGVTRDRVTYQGLWNDRRFSLVDTGGWEPDARGIDQSVALQAEVAIELCDVVLFVVDSRVGATATDERVVQLLRRAKKPVFLVANKADDSIRDGEVSELWSLGLGEPRPVSAAHGRGVADLLDDVMKVLPEVSAVAQPKLAGPRRVALLGRPNVGKSSLLNKAAGEERVVVNELAGTTRDPVDEQVEIAGRVWTFVDTAGIRRRVHLQKGADFYATLRTSAALEKAEVAVVLIDVTQEISDQDLRIIDLVLESGRALVLAFNKWDMLDDERRKYLEREIEQDLAHVDWAPRVNISARTGRHLEKLVPALEQALESWDTRIPTAKFNAFLAELVQEHPHPLRGGKQPRVLFGTQVQNRPPTFVLFVSGFLDPGYRRFIQRRLRETYGFEGTPIVLNMRIRERRERR; from the coding sequence ATGCGCTCGTCGCTCGACTCGTTCGAGCTCGAGGAAGACGACCGCGACATCCTCACCGCCGACGGCGAGTACGTCGGGTTCGCTGAGCCGAGCCTCGAGGCATTCCCCGTCATCGCGATCGTCGGCCGCCCGAACGTCGGCAAGTCCTCGCTCGTGAACCGCATCCTCGGCCGCCGCGAGGCCGTCGTCGAAGATATCCCCGGCGTCACCCGTGACCGCGTGACCTACCAGGGCCTCTGGAACGACCGCCGCTTCTCGCTCGTCGACACCGGCGGCTGGGAGCCCGACGCTCGCGGCATCGACCAGTCGGTCGCGCTGCAGGCCGAGGTCGCTATCGAACTCTGCGACGTTGTGCTCTTCGTCGTCGACTCGCGCGTTGGCGCGACCGCGACCGACGAGCGCGTCGTGCAGCTGCTGCGTCGCGCGAAGAAGCCCGTCTTCCTCGTCGCGAACAAGGCCGACGACTCGATCCGCGACGGCGAAGTGTCCGAGCTGTGGTCGCTCGGCCTCGGCGAGCCCCGCCCCGTCTCGGCCGCGCACGGCCGCGGCGTCGCCGACCTGCTCGACGACGTCATGAAGGTGTTGCCCGAGGTGTCCGCTGTCGCGCAGCCGAAGCTCGCCGGCCCCCGCCGCGTCGCGCTGCTCGGCCGCCCGAACGTTGGCAAGTCGAGCCTCTTGAACAAGGCCGCCGGCGAGGAACGCGTCGTCGTGAACGAGCTCGCCGGCACCACCCGCGACCCTGTCGACGAGCAGGTCGAGATCGCGGGCCGCGTGTGGACCTTCGTGGACACCGCCGGCATCCGCCGCCGCGTGCACCTGCAGAAGGGCGCCGACTTCTACGCGACCCTGCGCACCTCCGCGGCGCTCGAAAAGGCCGAGGTCGCCGTCGTGCTCATCGACGTGACGCAGGAGATCTCGGACCAGGATCTGCGCATCATCGACCTTGTGCTCGAGTCGGGCCGCGCGCTCGTGCTCGCGTTCAACAAGTGGGACATGCTTGACGATGAGCGTCGCAAGTACCTCGAGCGTGAGATCGAGCAAGATCTCGCGCACGTCGACTGGGCGCCCCGCGTGAACATCTCGGCGCGCACCGGCCGTCACCTCGAGAAGCTCGTGCCCGCTCTTGAGCAGGCGCTCGAGTCGTGGGATACCCGTATCCCGACGGCGAAGTTCAACGCGTTCCTCGCCGAGCTCGTGCAGGAGCACCCGCACCCGCTGCGCGGTGGCAAGCAGCCCCGCGTGCTGTTCGGCACGCAGGTGCAGAACCGCCCGCCGACGTTCGTGCTGTTCGTCTCGGGCTTCCTTGACCCGGGCTACCGCCGCTTCATCCAGCGCCGCCTCCGCGAGACCTACGGCTTCGAGGGCACCCCGATCGTGCTGAACATGCGCATCCGCGAACGGCGTGAGCGACGCTAA
- the cmk gene encoding (d)CMP kinase translates to MGATPLATEPILVAIDGPAGSGKSSVSRAAAEQMGFGILDTGAAYRALAWLSLHTETDLEDEAAVLALMDAWSYRTTLQGEQLIGIVLADGEGYDTFDVTSEIREPEISGQVSRVSKHPQVRERLNAMFREIVATSGLPGVVIEGRDITTVVAPDAPVRILMTASPEVRATRRQGELPGATHEQVLADITARDAKDAAVVDFLNPAPGVTLIDTSDMNFGQSIQAVIDTVEEARGARPSNEKER, encoded by the coding sequence ATGGGGGCAACACCTCTCGCAACCGAGCCCATTCTCGTCGCGATCGACGGCCCCGCTGGGAGCGGCAAATCGAGCGTGTCCCGGGCCGCCGCTGAGCAGATGGGCTTCGGCATCCTCGACACGGGCGCCGCGTACCGCGCGCTCGCGTGGCTCTCGCTCCACACCGAGACCGATCTTGAGGACGAGGCAGCAGTGCTCGCACTCATGGACGCGTGGTCGTACCGGACCACCCTGCAGGGGGAGCAGCTCATCGGCATCGTGCTCGCCGACGGCGAAGGGTACGACACCTTCGACGTGACGAGCGAGATTCGTGAGCCCGAGATCTCGGGCCAGGTGAGCCGCGTCTCAAAGCACCCGCAGGTGCGTGAACGGCTGAACGCGATGTTCCGCGAGATCGTTGCGACGTCTGGGCTGCCCGGCGTCGTCATCGAGGGGCGCGACATCACGACCGTCGTGGCGCCGGACGCGCCCGTGCGCATCCTGATGACCGCGTCACCCGAGGTGCGCGCGACCAGGCGCCAGGGCGAGTTGCCCGGCGCGACCCACGAGCAGGTGCTCGCTGACATTACGGCCCGCGATGCGAAGGATGCCGCGGTCGTAGATTTTCTGAACCCCGCCCCCGGGGTCACGCTCATTGACACGAGCGACATGAACTTTGGGCAGTCGATCCAAGCTGTGATCGACACCGTTGAGGAGGCCCGCGGGGCCCGCCCATCGAACGAGAAGGAACGATGA
- a CDS encoding TetR/AcrR family transcriptional regulator: MSEPLAPGKRDPEGRRRAILRAATEIIVTRGAAALTHRAVASHAGVSLGSTTQYFSSIEELREEALRELAQEDDEALAALEPHLATLQTDPSGAVTELLSYLQDPRAVNADIALFSSATADPSLRELALRWSDKLIEMLSVHFDRDRAEAIAVYIDGATIHAGLRQQPLSREALTLALTALAGSPTSPRPTSTTGHPSEKSES, from the coding sequence ATGAGTGAGCCACTCGCTCCGGGCAAACGCGACCCCGAAGGGCGCCGCCGCGCCATCCTGCGCGCCGCGACCGAGATCATCGTCACCCGCGGCGCCGCCGCCCTCACGCACCGCGCGGTCGCGAGCCACGCGGGCGTCTCGCTCGGCTCGACGACCCAGTACTTCTCCTCCATCGAGGAGCTGCGCGAGGAGGCCCTGCGCGAACTCGCGCAGGAGGACGACGAGGCGCTCGCGGCGCTCGAGCCGCACCTTGCGACGCTCCAGACCGACCCGTCGGGCGCGGTCACCGAGCTGCTCAGCTACCTGCAGGATCCCCGTGCCGTGAACGCCGATATCGCGCTCTTCTCGAGCGCGACCGCTGACCCGAGCCTCCGCGAGCTCGCGCTGCGGTGGAGCGACAAGCTCATCGAGATGCTCTCGGTGCACTTCGATCGGGATCGCGCAGAGGCGATCGCCGTGTACATCGACGGCGCGACGATCCACGCAGGGCTCAGGCAGCAGCCGCTCTCCCGCGAGGCGCTAACGCTCGCGCTCACCGCCCTCGCGGGTTCCCCCACTTCACCTCGACCCACCAGCACGACTGGCCACCCATCCGAAAAGTCTGAGTCATGA